From Ascaphus truei isolate aAscTru1 chromosome 17, aAscTru1.hap1, whole genome shotgun sequence, the proteins below share one genomic window:
- the IHO1 gene encoding interactor of HORMAD1 protein 1 isoform X1: protein MSLTFLSKMAVLCVKMNYNVWNIKDMFSIPPGTGANRSSGRSSNPSDYSSLTDSQFLFGSQFCPDISQPTSLELPAQSKQQKNSQHNSQDSDPSVFLKYQTKPHLYSGDFKDMGSFLHFGAGKSKGILEQFEENKKKAKEKSDNEQLNNLVSNIQENIQGLQMTFCQFEENTDLRCKTILDSVKTVSKALQDSAASQHGLILKALSAKSNDEQVLLDLEEKIHKKDTEITNIRSNVQLLVECVDIIKSQQCEQHLELSEKLTWLSDYMKSSENKILNELQKIHLVPEVPLHLKDDTTQTSPIIVQDMSLKDHIKSQFKTMKTCRDTSSLSQTNVRSSSDGTSNTPFREDLCLKDSAGAFKISHVTSPDVKDPSIDFDSCTDFFQKGPEQSDSLSLELSKRILVEKLTNGDSTTVKTVQALQHNKLYQNDHCTSHRQNNLFVLTNPSIGTENMLPNTITEKNTSHIKRKKACKRKINMRKKRTHVPMKKNTGTVSKSLANSSQVKSGNESVTWEGSVQDSQKDYFNLYSESCVPSLPVIQSPVRKAQQKNGEKCSVLSSHQTTEHPSSTKKEICAGERMVLSKTEQKIVHWDFSSQGSHHLHYSIKSENDMTWLCPSSPLPRNIRNPAVLPTEQKTFLSLFFDSSDDSN, encoded by the exons ATGTCCCTAACATTCCTGTCGAAAATGGCTGTACTTT GTGTAAAAATGAATTACAATGTTTGGAACATCAAAGATATGTTCAGCATCCCTCCAGGGACCGG GGCAAACAGGTCTTCTGGTCGCAGTAGCAATCCCAGTGACTACTCAAGCCTGACAGATTCCCAGTTTTTATTCGGTTCGCAGTTTTGTCCGGATATTTCACAGCCAACATCTCTGGAGTTACCTGCACAGTCTAAACAGCAAAAAAATTCACAACACAACTCCCAGGAT AGCGACCCTAGCGTGTTTTTGAAATACCAGACTAAGCCCCATTTGTATAGTGGTGACTTCAAAGACATGGGATCATTTCTGCATTTCGGTGCAGGAAAATCCAAAGGAATTTTGGAGCAATTtgaagaaaacaagaaaaaagcaaAAGAAAAATCGGATAA TGAACAGTTAAACAACTTGGTTTCCAACATTCAAGAAAACATTCAAGGG TTGCAAATGACCTTCTGTCAGTTTGAGGAGAATACGGATTTAAGATGCAAGACAATATTGGATTCAGTGAAAACTGTTTCTAAAGCAT TGCAAGACAGTGCTGCATCACAGCATGGATTGATACTGAAAGCATTGTCAGCTAAAAGTAATGATGAGCAGGTATTATTGGACTTGGAGGAAAAAATTCATAAA AAAGATACAGAGATAACAAACATAAGATCAAATGTGCAGTTGCTTGTAGAGTGCGTGGATATAATAAAGTCACAACAGTGTGAACAGCACCTGGAACTGTCAGAGAAATTAACATGGTTGTCAGATTACATGAAGTCATCAGAAAATAAAATACTAAATGAACTTCAGAAGATTCATTTGGTTCCTGAGGTTCCACTGCACTTGAAAGATGACACTACACAGACGTCACCAATAATTGTTCAGGATATGTCTCTTAAAGATCATATCAAAtcacagtttaaaacaatgaaaaCTTGTCGGGATACTTCATCACTGTCCCAAACTAATGTAAGAAGCAGCTCTGATGGAACAAGCAATACACCATTCAGAGAAGATCTGTGTTTAAAAGACTCTGCAGGAGCTTTTAAAATCTCTCATGTAACATCTCCCGATGTTAAGGATCCTTCGATTGATTTTGATTCTTGCACTGACTTTTTTCAGAAGGGTCCCGAGCAATCAGATTCGCTCTCTCTGGAGCTATCTAAAAGAATATTAGTGGAAAAGTTAACCAATGGGGACAGTACAACTGTAAAAACTGTGCAAGCTTTACAACATAACAAATTATATCAAAATGACCATTGTACCTCACATAGGCAAAACAATTTATTTGTTCTAACAAATCCATCTATTGGCACAGAAAACATGTTACCTAACACCATCACCGAAAAAAATACTAGCCATATAAAGAGGAAAAAAGCCTGCAAGCGTAAAATAAACATGAGGAAAAAAAGAACACATGTTCCCATGAAAAAAAATACAGGGACCGTTTCCAAATCTCTAGCTAACAGTTCACAAGTAAAATCTGGAAACGAATCTGTCACCTGGGAGGGCTCTGTCCAAGACTCACAAAAAGATTATTTTAATCTTTACTCAGAGAGCTGTgtgccttcattacctgtcattcAGTCCCCGGTAAGGAAGGCACAGCAGAAGAATGGGGAGAAATGTTCAGTTCTTAGCTCCCACCAAACAACAGAGCATCCTTCATCTACAAAGAAGGAGATATGTGCAGGCGAGAGAATGGTCCTCTCTAAAACAGAACAAAAGATTGTTCACTGGGATTTTTCTTCACAGGGCAGCCATCACCTCCATTACAGCATAAAGAGTGAAAATGATATGACCTGGCTTTGTCCTTCAAGTCCTCTGCCCCGCAATATCAGAAATCCTGCTGTACTACCAACAGAGCAGAAGACTTTCCTGTCTCTGTTTTTTGACAGTAGTGATGACTCTAATTAA
- the IHO1 gene encoding interactor of HORMAD1 protein 1 isoform X2 has protein sequence MNYNVWNIKDMFSIPPGTGANRSSGRSSNPSDYSSLTDSQFLFGSQFCPDISQPTSLELPAQSKQQKNSQHNSQDSDPSVFLKYQTKPHLYSGDFKDMGSFLHFGAGKSKGILEQFEENKKKAKEKSDNEQLNNLVSNIQENIQGLQMTFCQFEENTDLRCKTILDSVKTVSKALQDSAASQHGLILKALSAKSNDEQVLLDLEEKIHKKDTEITNIRSNVQLLVECVDIIKSQQCEQHLELSEKLTWLSDYMKSSENKILNELQKIHLVPEVPLHLKDDTTQTSPIIVQDMSLKDHIKSQFKTMKTCRDTSSLSQTNVRSSSDGTSNTPFREDLCLKDSAGAFKISHVTSPDVKDPSIDFDSCTDFFQKGPEQSDSLSLELSKRILVEKLTNGDSTTVKTVQALQHNKLYQNDHCTSHRQNNLFVLTNPSIGTENMLPNTITEKNTSHIKRKKACKRKINMRKKRTHVPMKKNTGTVSKSLANSSQVKSGNESVTWEGSVQDSQKDYFNLYSESCVPSLPVIQSPVRKAQQKNGEKCSVLSSHQTTEHPSSTKKEICAGERMVLSKTEQKIVHWDFSSQGSHHLHYSIKSENDMTWLCPSSPLPRNIRNPAVLPTEQKTFLSLFFDSSDDSN, from the exons ATGAATTACAATGTTTGGAACATCAAAGATATGTTCAGCATCCCTCCAGGGACCGG GGCAAACAGGTCTTCTGGTCGCAGTAGCAATCCCAGTGACTACTCAAGCCTGACAGATTCCCAGTTTTTATTCGGTTCGCAGTTTTGTCCGGATATTTCACAGCCAACATCTCTGGAGTTACCTGCACAGTCTAAACAGCAAAAAAATTCACAACACAACTCCCAGGAT AGCGACCCTAGCGTGTTTTTGAAATACCAGACTAAGCCCCATTTGTATAGTGGTGACTTCAAAGACATGGGATCATTTCTGCATTTCGGTGCAGGAAAATCCAAAGGAATTTTGGAGCAATTtgaagaaaacaagaaaaaagcaaAAGAAAAATCGGATAA TGAACAGTTAAACAACTTGGTTTCCAACATTCAAGAAAACATTCAAGGG TTGCAAATGACCTTCTGTCAGTTTGAGGAGAATACGGATTTAAGATGCAAGACAATATTGGATTCAGTGAAAACTGTTTCTAAAGCAT TGCAAGACAGTGCTGCATCACAGCATGGATTGATACTGAAAGCATTGTCAGCTAAAAGTAATGATGAGCAGGTATTATTGGACTTGGAGGAAAAAATTCATAAA AAAGATACAGAGATAACAAACATAAGATCAAATGTGCAGTTGCTTGTAGAGTGCGTGGATATAATAAAGTCACAACAGTGTGAACAGCACCTGGAACTGTCAGAGAAATTAACATGGTTGTCAGATTACATGAAGTCATCAGAAAATAAAATACTAAATGAACTTCAGAAGATTCATTTGGTTCCTGAGGTTCCACTGCACTTGAAAGATGACACTACACAGACGTCACCAATAATTGTTCAGGATATGTCTCTTAAAGATCATATCAAAtcacagtttaaaacaatgaaaaCTTGTCGGGATACTTCATCACTGTCCCAAACTAATGTAAGAAGCAGCTCTGATGGAACAAGCAATACACCATTCAGAGAAGATCTGTGTTTAAAAGACTCTGCAGGAGCTTTTAAAATCTCTCATGTAACATCTCCCGATGTTAAGGATCCTTCGATTGATTTTGATTCTTGCACTGACTTTTTTCAGAAGGGTCCCGAGCAATCAGATTCGCTCTCTCTGGAGCTATCTAAAAGAATATTAGTGGAAAAGTTAACCAATGGGGACAGTACAACTGTAAAAACTGTGCAAGCTTTACAACATAACAAATTATATCAAAATGACCATTGTACCTCACATAGGCAAAACAATTTATTTGTTCTAACAAATCCATCTATTGGCACAGAAAACATGTTACCTAACACCATCACCGAAAAAAATACTAGCCATATAAAGAGGAAAAAAGCCTGCAAGCGTAAAATAAACATGAGGAAAAAAAGAACACATGTTCCCATGAAAAAAAATACAGGGACCGTTTCCAAATCTCTAGCTAACAGTTCACAAGTAAAATCTGGAAACGAATCTGTCACCTGGGAGGGCTCTGTCCAAGACTCACAAAAAGATTATTTTAATCTTTACTCAGAGAGCTGTgtgccttcattacctgtcattcAGTCCCCGGTAAGGAAGGCACAGCAGAAGAATGGGGAGAAATGTTCAGTTCTTAGCTCCCACCAAACAACAGAGCATCCTTCATCTACAAAGAAGGAGATATGTGCAGGCGAGAGAATGGTCCTCTCTAAAACAGAACAAAAGATTGTTCACTGGGATTTTTCTTCACAGGGCAGCCATCACCTCCATTACAGCATAAAGAGTGAAAATGATATGACCTGGCTTTGTCCTTCAAGTCCTCTGCCCCGCAATATCAGAAATCCTGCTGTACTACCAACAGAGCAGAAGACTTTCCTGTCTCTGTTTTTTGACAGTAGTGATGACTCTAATTAA